The following proteins come from a genomic window of Nicotiana tomentosiformis chromosome 12, ASM39032v3, whole genome shotgun sequence:
- the LOC104088764 gene encoding gibberellin-regulated protein 1-like — protein sequence MAISKLILVAMVFFSLLVLHLVEADNQLVVNTDATESFYTPKLDCGAACEARCRLASRQKICKRACGTCCGRCNCVPPGTSGNQELCPCYFAMTTHGGKRKCP from the exons ATGGCTATCTCCAAactgattcttgttgctatggtgTTTTTCTCTCTActagttcttcatcttgtggaAGCTGACAACCAATTAGTG GTGAACACGGATGCAACAGAGAGTTTCTACACCCCAAAATTAG ATTGTGGAGCAGCCTGTGAGGCAAGATGCCGTCTGGCGTCGAGGCAGAAAATATGCAAGAGAGCATGTGGCACTTGCTGTGGCCGTTGTAACTGTGTGCCACCTGGCACTTCTGGTAACCAAGAGCTGTGCCCCTGCTACTTTGCCATGACAACCCATGGTGGCAAGCGCAAGTGCCCCtga